CAACTATGATGCTTCTCGCACCATTTTTATCTGAGCATGTTTTTACAGATCAACGTACATATTGGCCATTGCTGGCAATTGCCCCCGTAGTTCCGATCGTGGCAATTTCCTCTGTTATCCGCGGCTACTTTCAAGGACGGCAAAATATGCGACCTGCTGCCATTTCCCAAGTGTTAGAGCAAGTTGTTCGTATTTCGTTGGTTGCAATATGTACAAGTGCCTTTTTACCATATGGAATTGAATTTGCCGCAGCTGGCGCAATGATTTCAGCTGTTGTTGGAGAATTGGTTTCACTTATCTACTTGGCAGCCATGTTTAAAGTGAAAAAGAAAATAAGAATTAGAAGAAAATTCTTTAAATCTGTTAAAAATGGAAAAGAAACATTTAATCAATTAATGGGTATCGCACTTCCAACAACAGGAAGTCGATTTATCGGATCACTTTCATGGTTCTTTGAACCAATTGTTGTTGCAAACAGCCTTGCTATAGCAGGAGTTGCCACAGCTGTTGCTACAAAACAATATGGAGGTCTTACAGGATATGCAATACCTTTATTGATGCTGCCTTCATTCATTACATATTCTTTATCTACCTCCCTTGTTCCTGCAATAAGTGAGGCAATGGCTAATAATCAGCTAAAGCTCGTTGAACATCGCTTGCAGCAAGCTTTAAGACTCTCACTTGTAAGTGGTGGGTTGGCATGTGTTGTGTTATATGTTTTTTCGGAACCTTTAATGAGCATCATGTATGGCAGCAGTAAATCTGCTATTTTCGTTCAAGTGATGGCACCATTTTTTATTTTTCATTATTTCCAAGGACCTTTACAGGCAGTGCTACAAGCTTTAGACTTAGCAAAAGCTGCTATGATTAATAGTTTAATAGGTTCAGCTGTCAAAACAGCTCTTATCTTCGTATTAGCAACAAGACCTTCTCTCGGTATTATGGGTGCTGCTTTGGCTATCGTCATAGGTATTATGCTTGTTACTCTTTTACATTTTGCAACAGTCATAAAAGTTGTTCCATTTACAATTCACATTAGAGACTATATTAAGAGTGGAATGACAATGGTCATAGCCGGTGTGACAGGATATTTATTTTACGAAAATGTCGTAATGGAATTCCCGATCATTTTAAGGTTAATCACATCTTTAACCGTTACCTCACTCATTTATTGCTTCTTACTTTTAGTGTTAAAACTTGTAGAAAAAGACGAAATACAACGCATTCCTTTTGTAGGTCATTTTCTTGCTCGATTAATACCAGCAAAATAAAAATATCTTTTCTATTCGTGCAATTGAGTTATGCTCAATTGCTTTTTTTACATAAAAAAAGGTGAAAGTCAATGCGACCTCCACCAACATTAGTTTTTATCTTCGTCCTTCAAATCAATGAAGAAAATGCCTTTTCCATATGTGCATAACGAAATTTGCTTTGTATCTTTATATCCAAGCTTCCGAAGTTGCTGTCTTAACCATAAGTTGTTTTTGTTAATCGTGAGCAAATTCTCATCTTGAATGTTTCCATCAACAATTAGAGGAAGCTGAAGCTCTGGCTGCTTTTTATTTTTTTTCTGTCTTTCAATGACTGAAAGTTTCCCTGTCGGCTCCAAGATAGCA
This Metabacillus endolithicus DNA region includes the following protein-coding sequences:
- the spoVB gene encoding stage V sporulation protein B, with product MSKQTFLKGTLILILAGFITRVLGFINRIVVARFIGEEGVGLYNMAVPTLVLAITITQLGLPVAISKLVAEAEAKGDSRKVKKILVVSLSVTGTLSIIFTPTMMLLAPFLSEHVFTDQRTYWPLLAIAPVVPIVAISSVIRGYFQGRQNMRPAAISQVLEQVVRISLVAICTSAFLPYGIEFAAAGAMISAVVGELVSLIYLAAMFKVKKKIRIRRKFFKSVKNGKETFNQLMGIALPTTGSRFIGSLSWFFEPIVVANSLAIAGVATAVATKQYGGLTGYAIPLLMLPSFITYSLSTSLVPAISEAMANNQLKLVEHRLQQALRLSLVSGGLACVVLYVFSEPLMSIMYGSSKSAIFVQVMAPFFIFHYFQGPLQAVLQALDLAKAAMINSLIGSAVKTALIFVLATRPSLGIMGAALAIVIGIMLVTLLHFATVIKVVPFTIHIRDYIKSGMTMVIAGVTGYLFYENVVMEFPIILRLITSLTVTSLIYCFLLLVLKLVEKDEIQRIPFVGHFLARLIPAK